One window of the Chryseobacterium camelliae genome contains the following:
- a CDS encoding DUF932 domain-containing protein, protein MGHNLNFNNRTGRYSFFSVKEKAWHGLGQIVQDYPTSAEAIRHAGLDYEVQKSPLYTKGSGIVEISDGIVIQDTEIEVPNYFANIRTDNNTVLGVVGRDYHIVQNKDAFSFFDSIVGGGSGILYETAGALGQGERIFITAKLPNYIRIGNSDDVIEKYIFLTTSHDGSGSITAAFTPIRIVCQNTLNASLRNMSNVVRIKHTAGAKQRLNDAHKVMGLANNMTTQMDGIFNHWATIKIKDSEVRKLIQLALCPNKESYNLLKKGAEDELSTMFKNTVDDAFAYAMMNDTQQLETTKGTLFGAYNAVTGYFQNVRNYKDGEAKLQSIVLGGTAQLKSQKAFDLCTSFEKIGTDIFQLN, encoded by the coding sequence ATGGGACATAATTTAAATTTCAACAATAGAACAGGCAGATATTCATTTTTCAGTGTTAAGGAAAAGGCTTGGCACGGCTTGGGGCAGATCGTGCAGGACTACCCGACCAGTGCCGAAGCAATTAGACACGCAGGACTGGACTACGAGGTGCAAAAAAGCCCTCTTTATACCAAAGGTTCGGGCATAGTGGAAATTTCTGACGGCATCGTTATACAGGACACTGAAATTGAGGTGCCTAACTATTTTGCCAATATCCGCACGGATAACAATACCGTACTCGGTGTAGTGGGTAGAGACTACCACATCGTTCAGAATAAAGATGCCTTTTCATTTTTTGATTCTATCGTAGGCGGTGGCAGTGGAATACTGTACGAAACCGCAGGGGCACTCGGACAGGGCGAACGCATATTCATTACCGCAAAACTTCCTAACTATATCCGCATTGGAAATTCAGACGATGTCATTGAAAAATACATCTTCCTGACCACAAGCCATGACGGAAGCGGAAGCATAACGGCAGCCTTCACCCCCATCCGCATCGTCTGTCAGAACACGCTGAACGCATCACTCCGAAATATGAGCAACGTTGTACGCATCAAACATACCGCAGGGGCTAAACAACGGCTCAATGATGCACATAAAGTCATGGGACTGGCGAATAATATGACCACGCAGATGGACGGAATTTTTAACCACTGGGCAACAATAAAAATCAAGGACAGCGAGGTCAGAAAATTAATACAGCTTGCCTTATGCCCGAACAAGGAATCATATAACCTGCTCAAAAAAGGTGCGGAGGACGAACTCTCAACAATGTTTAAAAATACCGTGGATGATGCATTCGCCTATGCCATGATGAACGACACACAGCAACTGGAAACGACCAAAGGAACCCTGTTCGGAGCATACAATGCCGTCACTGGCTATTTTCAGAATGTCCGCAATTACAAGGATGGAGAAGCGAAGTTACAGAGCATTGTACTTGGTGGTACTGCACAACTTAAATCACAAAAGGCGTTTGACCTCTGCACTTCATTTGAAAAGATAGGAACGGACATATTTCAGTTGAATTAA
- a CDS encoding PRTRC system protein C, with product MLVATTLQRVFILKEKEQEIRLDDPEPKWNLQAVLNFYSSNYPALTTAKISRPTIVDDIVEYRFETVIGTKG from the coding sequence ATGTTAGTAGCAACAACACTTCAGCGGGTATTTATCCTCAAAGAAAAAGAACAGGAGATCAGGCTTGATGATCCTGAACCGAAATGGAATCTACAGGCGGTACTCAATTTTTATTCGAGCAACTACCCTGCCCTGACCACAGCGAAAATTTCACGTCCGACAATCGTTGACGATATCGTAGAATATCGCTTCGAGACGGTAATCGGAACAAAAGGTTAA
- a CDS encoding helix-turn-helix domain-containing protein: MAKAKENQMQLYLGYTDARYYSPDPALKLKYADSAISVAVKKKNDSLLSSAYLSKGVVYYFYLKKYKLALNEYLKAFEKNKSRKDPYYRNKINYHIGVVKSYIGYYADALSDFEEARQFFENETKKDLHPNLMYGNQRGYNNTLHQMAVCYRNLHDFKKSDSLVAIGLGNTWKNSDYKQEHSYFLKEEGINRYRKGDFDGAIRSLQNSLQNLIAINDFSWLTVSYAYLGKAQWKLGHAEEGIKNFDKIDSIFNRHSFVLPEVRDVYEDLIVYYKEKNDASKALYYTTQLIKVDKVLEKDFIYLSSKIHKEYDTKRLLQEKALLERQISMRGWLIITAIFITAFIAFYVVLRIRSRKKGAGNNSLFGINFGSSSPIPIQDGTFRIRHYSRTEIGQDVVDEILSKLTEFEVNKEFLEQKIDLKSVAKKFEVNSNYLSNVINEHKGASFNRYLSELRINYITEKLITDPLYRKYNSATLAKECGIASRTNFSALFTEINGISFSDFIRKNKYEDGIIIDP, translated from the coding sequence ATGGCAAAAGCCAAAGAAAACCAGATGCAATTGTACCTGGGTTACACTGACGCCAGGTACTATTCACCTGATCCCGCACTAAAATTAAAATATGCTGATAGTGCAATATCCGTTGCTGTAAAAAAGAAGAATGACAGCCTTCTTAGCAGTGCCTATCTGAGTAAGGGAGTTGTTTACTACTTCTATCTAAAAAAATATAAGCTTGCACTGAATGAATATTTAAAAGCATTTGAAAAAAACAAGAGCAGAAAAGATCCATATTACCGCAATAAGATCAATTACCATATCGGTGTTGTAAAAAGTTATATTGGATATTATGCCGATGCGCTGAGTGATTTCGAGGAAGCACGGCAATTTTTTGAAAATGAAACCAAGAAAGACCTGCACCCGAACCTCATGTATGGAAACCAGCGCGGATATAACAATACCTTACACCAGATGGCGGTGTGTTATCGGAACCTGCATGATTTTAAAAAGTCCGATTCGCTAGTTGCTATAGGGCTGGGAAATACATGGAAGAACAGTGATTATAAACAGGAACACAGTTATTTTTTAAAGGAAGAGGGGATAAACAGGTATCGGAAAGGTGATTTTGACGGCGCAATCCGATCTCTCCAAAATTCATTGCAGAACCTGATAGCAATTAATGACTTTTCATGGTTGACGGTATCTTATGCTTATCTGGGAAAGGCTCAATGGAAGTTGGGGCACGCCGAAGAGGGTATTAAGAATTTTGATAAAATTGATTCGATCTTTAACCGTCATTCTTTCGTGCTGCCCGAAGTAAGGGATGTTTATGAAGACCTTATCGTTTATTATAAAGAGAAAAATGACGCGAGTAAAGCTTTGTATTATACTACCCAGCTTATTAAAGTTGATAAGGTATTAGAAAAGGATTTTATTTACCTCTCCTCTAAAATCCATAAAGAATATGATACCAAAAGGCTTCTACAGGAGAAAGCGCTACTTGAAAGGCAGATATCAATGAGAGGTTGGCTGATTATAACGGCAATTTTTATTACTGCTTTCATTGCCTTCTATGTCGTCTTGCGCATCAGGTCAAGAAAGAAGGGCGCAGGAAACAACAGCCTGTTTGGTATTAACTTTGGCAGTAGTTCTCCTATACCGATTCAGGACGGTACTTTTAGAATACGGCATTATAGCAGAACCGAAATAGGGCAGGACGTTGTTGATGAAATTCTGAGCAAGCTAACGGAGTTTGAGGTGAATAAGGAATTTCTTGAACAAAAGATAGATCTGAAATCCGTCGCAAAGAAGTTTGAGGTCAATTCCAATTACCTCTCCAATGTCATAAACGAGCATAAGGGAGCAAGCTTCAATCGATATCTTAGTGAATTGCGCATAAATTATATTACTGAAAAACTGATTACCGATCCACTGTACCGAAAATATAACAGTGCGACGCTGGCGAAAGAATGTGGGATTGCTTCCCGAACAAATTTTTCCGCACTATTTACTGAAATAAACGGAATATCATTTTCAGACTTTATCCGTAAAAATAAATATGAGGACGGCATCATCATCGATCCATGA
- a CDS encoding penicillin-binding protein, with the protein MTRSNLHITLSNGKQVICVADSSSAPEQGYIVEQLLIPLLSLNNSHSEIELLKKHCTMDERRANADYRYYINLVDKEVTMFEEHFNYTTEKFRKGKEITQRYTSYVENLNTKDHE; encoded by the coding sequence ATGACACGATCAAACTTACATATCACCTTATCAAACGGAAAGCAGGTTATCTGTGTTGCCGATAGTTCGAGCGCACCCGAACAGGGCTACATCGTAGAGCAATTACTCATCCCCCTACTCAGCTTAAACAACAGTCATAGCGAAATTGAACTGCTTAAAAAACACTGTACAATGGACGAGAGGCGAGCCAATGCAGATTACCGCTATTATATCAATTTGGTAGATAAAGAGGTAACCATGTTCGAGGAACATTTTAATTACACTACGGAGAAGTTCAGAAAAGGGAAAGAGATAACGCAACGCTATACAAGCTACGTAGAAAATCTAAATACCAAAGATCATGAATAG
- a CDS encoding PRTRC system protein B, translating to MEDITNSFGTYFDPICALVIYQGNSGYNESYVEYFDMENGVPVNPHPLSVMEGQRLSTALQVNEENLNLLKSDGILQSNLLSFDAKLSTIVWFTKAGFRELFFDKNLGIKSGKAHIPPLVWIADRQTLHLYALSTNRKPTLNTPLYYAPFFNVYENGSVCMGTVDIATTETGSVNELMTLWENYFFNSYFSHLMADHNPVIGNCVILWENLVGTGKTFPNDKLVKTAKKLKNILL from the coding sequence ATGGAAGATATTACAAACAGTTTTGGAACCTATTTTGACCCGATATGCGCACTGGTAATTTATCAGGGTAATAGCGGATATAATGAATCCTATGTCGAATACTTTGATATGGAAAATGGCGTGCCTGTCAATCCGCATCCCCTTTCAGTCATGGAAGGTCAAAGGCTATCCACGGCATTGCAGGTCAATGAGGAAAATCTGAACCTCCTTAAATCGGACGGAATCCTGCAAAGCAACCTGCTTTCCTTTGATGCAAAATTATCGACAATAGTCTGGTTTACAAAAGCAGGATTTCGGGAACTTTTCTTTGATAAGAATCTCGGCATAAAGTCAGGTAAAGCGCATATTCCACCCTTGGTATGGATTGCAGACCGACAGACACTACATCTGTATGCCCTTTCAACAAACAGAAAACCCACGCTCAACACCCCCCTCTATTATGCCCCATTTTTTAATGTCTATGAAAATGGATCGGTTTGCATGGGTACGGTAGATATTGCCACTACTGAAACAGGATCAGTCAATGAGCTGATGACATTGTGGGAGAATTACTTTTTCAACAGCTACTTTTCCCATCTGATGGCTGACCATAATCCTGTTATCGGGAACTGCGTGATACTATGGGAAAATCTTGTAGGTACTGGAAAAACTTTTCCGAATGACAAGCTCGTAAAAACAGCTAAAAAACTTAAAAACATTCTGTTATGA
- a CDS encoding PRTRC system ThiF family protein, whose protein sequence is MRTAKTNIHFLDNYLLSPTNPIRVHVIGAGGTGSKFMTALMEINHSLLELEHPGLDVHLWDDDIITASNIGRQRFAESEKDLYKSQAIINRLNRWAGTNWKAETRKFQREDNGNLPMGAGASIYISCTDTVTSRIEIAEILNSLGKEYGFHRDKGRYWLDMGNTRFSGQGLLSTIGKIEQPTSKKFKTFEKLPSIIEEYGEVMQNSEQNDDTPSCSLAESLARQDLFINSTIAQLGASLLWNLLKNGMTENRGFFLNLQNFKSQPIAVGS, encoded by the coding sequence ATGAGAACAGCCAAAACAAATATCCATTTTTTGGACAACTATCTTTTAAGCCCCACAAATCCGATTCGTGTACATGTAATCGGTGCGGGCGGTACAGGCTCCAAGTTTATGACAGCGCTGATGGAAATCAATCACAGCCTGTTGGAACTTGAACACCCAGGACTGGACGTGCATCTTTGGGATGATGATATTATTACTGCTTCCAATATAGGAAGACAGCGTTTTGCAGAATCTGAAAAAGACCTTTATAAATCTCAGGCGATCATCAACCGTCTCAACCGATGGGCAGGTACAAACTGGAAAGCAGAAACAAGAAAATTCCAGCGTGAAGATAATGGCAATCTGCCAATGGGCGCAGGGGCATCGATTTACATATCCTGTACAGATACCGTTACTTCACGGATCGAAATTGCTGAAATACTTAACAGTCTCGGTAAAGAATATGGTTTTCACAGGGACAAAGGACGTTATTGGTTAGACATGGGCAATACCAGATTTTCAGGACAGGGATTATTGTCCACTATCGGAAAGATAGAACAACCGACCTCAAAAAAATTTAAGACTTTTGAAAAACTGCCGTCAATCATTGAGGAGTATGGCGAAGTTATGCAAAACTCCGAGCAAAATGATGATACGCCAAGCTGTTCACTTGCTGAATCACTAGCCAGACAGGATCTTTTCATTAACAGTACCATTGCACAATTGGGGGCCTCCCTTCTGTGGAACCTGCTGAAAAATGGAATGACAGAAAATCGGGGCTTTTTTCTGAATCTCCAAAATTTTAAATCTCAACCTATCGCAGTCGGCAGTTGA
- a CDS encoding TlpA family protein disulfide reductase: MKILSVICILISCSALCHSQTKISGFVKDAVNSPKELVLTVYDPFSIYNPQIIEDTVITRKGNFDFTFNIKKEMIVGIELSGKSIFFPGTYKLVISPNDSLYINIDDSKKLGILNLNITGRGYEKVNFKKMILRDVFAVFKTDPKYQDQSLYYKFLTTDRKLNIIDSVCNSYNGFLDAKVRSLIRAEVYESLLESLFIAVKRSDNDSSKTYFKKFIVQKNRMEPFIEEKNIFYAGGTLLSEFILLNEFKNPLLYAGDRFKTDSAITYCNLIIKYFGKKSHVKNYLLSNFMISYLNSKIFDKTSKVLYDFYLKNTDQLNPFLTEVSNSYFRSQRSLQVGKPFFNFSLTDTVGNIHALPDFKGKVLIIDFWFTGCSGCKQMAPALDAVEKSLNDENVIFISINVDKKERWLKGIGQYSSKSSLQLYTMEEKFHHPIIRSLNILGYPALFVVDARGNFAGIPPDPRSSQADFIQFIKKVKKEVAN; encoded by the coding sequence ATGAAAATATTAAGTGTAATTTGCATATTAATATCTTGTTCAGCGCTTTGTCACTCTCAAACGAAAATTTCTGGTTTCGTTAAAGATGCCGTTAATAGTCCAAAAGAACTGGTCCTTACTGTCTATGATCCGTTTTCAATCTATAATCCACAGATAATAGAAGATACTGTTATTACAAGAAAAGGAAACTTTGATTTTACTTTTAATATTAAAAAAGAGATGATCGTAGGTATCGAGCTTAGCGGAAAATCTATCTTTTTTCCCGGAACCTATAAATTAGTTATTTCGCCCAATGATAGCTTATATATAAATATAGATGATAGTAAAAAATTAGGAATTCTAAATCTTAATATTACTGGTAGAGGCTATGAAAAGGTGAATTTTAAAAAAATGATTCTGCGAGATGTTTTTGCAGTATTCAAAACAGATCCAAAATATCAAGATCAAAGTTTGTACTATAAGTTTTTAACAACAGATAGGAAACTCAATATTATTGATTCAGTATGTAATAGCTATAATGGATTTTTAGATGCTAAGGTTCGCAGCTTAATAAGAGCAGAAGTATATGAAAGTCTTTTAGAAAGTCTTTTTATTGCTGTTAAGAGAAGTGATAACGATTCATCGAAGACATATTTTAAAAAATTTATTGTCCAAAAGAATAGAATGGAACCGTTTATTGAGGAAAAGAATATCTTTTATGCAGGTGGAACATTACTGTCAGAGTTTATCCTACTTAACGAGTTTAAAAATCCACTTTTGTACGCGGGCGATCGTTTTAAAACTGATAGCGCAATTACTTATTGTAATCTAATTATAAAGTATTTCGGAAAGAAATCGCACGTTAAAAACTATTTACTATCTAATTTTATGATCTCATATTTGAATTCTAAAATATTTGACAAAACAAGTAAAGTTCTATATGATTTTTATCTTAAGAATACTGATCAGCTTAATCCCTTTTTAACCGAAGTATCAAACAGTTATTTTCGTTCGCAGCGTTCTTTACAGGTAGGGAAGCCATTCTTTAATTTTAGTCTTACTGACACGGTAGGTAACATACATGCATTGCCTGATTTTAAAGGAAAAGTTTTAATTATTGACTTCTGGTTCACAGGTTGCAGTGGTTGTAAACAAATGGCACCAGCATTGGATGCAGTCGAAAAAAGTCTAAATGACGAAAATGTTATATTTATTTCAATTAATGTCGATAAAAAAGAGAGATGGCTTAAGGGTATTGGGCAATATAGTAGTAAAAGTTCCTTACAGTTATATACAATGGAAGAAAAATTCCATCATCCCATTATTAGGTCATTAAATATTTTGGGCTACCCAGCATTGTTTGTTGTGGATGCACGTGGAAATTTTGCTGGCATTCCTCCAGACCCACGAAGTAGCCAAGCGGATTTTATTCAATTCATAAAAAAGGTAAAAAAAGAGGTCGCTAATTAA
- a CDS encoding single-stranded DNA-binding protein — MNISGRLTQDATVSKTTTGKEVVNFSVAVNDGYKNRQGEWVDNTAFIECAYWRSAKPASWLKQGLYVELTGQISARAWTGKDGNLKAGLNFTTSNIKPAWGTASEKDSVHASIKQEPVNTAKEDEKDDLPF, encoded by the coding sequence ATGAACATTTCAGGAAGACTGACACAAGATGCAACGGTCAGTAAAACAACAACAGGTAAGGAAGTGGTAAACTTCAGTGTAGCGGTAAATGATGGCTACAAAAACAGACAAGGGGAATGGGTGGACAATACCGCATTTATTGAATGTGCCTACTGGCGAAGCGCAAAGCCTGCTTCTTGGCTCAAACAGGGGCTATATGTCGAACTAACGGGGCAGATCAGTGCAAGGGCGTGGACTGGAAAGGACGGCAACCTAAAAGCAGGGCTGAACTTCACAACCTCCAATATAAAACCCGCATGGGGTACAGCATCGGAAAAAGATTCCGTACACGCTAGTATAAAACAGGAACCTGTTAACACTGCCAAAGAGGACGAAAAAGACGACCTCCCATTCTAA
- a CDS encoding PRTRC system protein E, with protein sequence METANFFRQIAKMDINSKLTLSITKATESTILVSILIENDSCGDKAKNIIPPFNLKGSPEELDSGFFEHIKKPVQMADGLISNMQNFLKGLETAQASSAMEKQKSDKEKAKGKKYGEAVQKADALANAGKYKEAWSALPKVAEYPEHKEEIRKKQDSYEKQFVPDLWSASEPKAEQPEQQEFNP encoded by the coding sequence ATGGAAACAGCTAATTTTTTCAGACAGATTGCGAAAATGGACATTAACAGCAAATTGACGCTATCCATTACAAAGGCAACAGAAAGCACGATACTCGTATCTATCTTGATTGAAAACGACAGTTGCGGGGACAAAGCGAAGAATATCATTCCCCCTTTTAACCTGAAAGGAAGCCCCGAAGAACTGGACAGCGGATTCTTTGAACACATCAAAAAGCCAGTTCAGATGGCAGACGGACTGATTTCAAATATGCAGAACTTTCTTAAAGGTCTGGAGACGGCTCAGGCGAGTTCCGCAATGGAAAAACAGAAATCAGACAAAGAAAAGGCTAAGGGCAAAAAATACGGCGAAGCAGTCCAAAAAGCCGATGCCCTCGCTAATGCAGGTAAATACAAGGAAGCTTGGTCTGCTCTGCCAAAAGTCGCGGAATATCCTGAGCATAAAGAAGAAATCAGAAAAAAACAGGACAGCTACGAAAAACAGTTTGTCCCCGATCTCTGGTCAGCTTCGGAGCCAAAAGCAGAACAGCCCGAACAACAGGAGTTTAACCCTTAA
- a CDS encoding MauE/DoxX family redox-associated membrane protein: MRIKNIISELIIFILILLWACTFASKIFDFDTFNRQIKGAYLLSAGGFALPYILQAVHLAIVILLIKKNWRGLGLLASISVIIIYTAYLIYILKFAPSIPCSCIAVLHGMNWNDQLYFNFIALAINSIGLITFSSLKRAPHDSVQTTYN, translated from the coding sequence ATGAGAATTAAGAACATCATTTCCGAATTGATCATTTTTATCCTCATCTTATTATGGGCATGTACATTCGCCAGTAAAATCTTTGATTTCGACACATTCAATAGGCAGATTAAGGGTGCTTATCTGTTATCTGCAGGAGGATTTGCCTTACCTTATATTTTACAGGCTGTACACCTCGCGATTGTTATATTACTGATCAAGAAGAACTGGAGAGGCTTAGGACTATTAGCTTCCATTTCCGTCATAATCATCTATACGGCATACCTTATTTACATTTTAAAATTTGCACCGAGCATTCCATGCTCATGTATAGCCGTATTACACGGTATGAACTGGAACGACCAGCTTTATTTTAATTTCATTGCACTGGCAATTAATAGCATTGGTCTGATCACTTTTTCATCGCTAAAGCGAGCCCCACACGATAGTGTTCAGACCACTTATAACTAA